The sequence ttttctctttcttcttagaGCTTTCCCCTTCATCTATCTTAGAACTTTTCTCTTTCAACTTGCTTATTGGGATGTTTGATTCTGTTTCAGAATTTGATTCTGATTTAGAttcaatctcaatatcagtctcttcttcttgttttttctcttctttcttaCTCCTTTTCCTACCATCATCAGCCTTGAATATCTCCTTAATGGGGATAGGATTGCTAAACTTCTTTTCTTTGCTCAAATCAACTCCCATAGCTTGAAATATAAGAGTCAAAGGCATAGCATATGGCAACCTTCTATGCTTACTAGACTTAgcaatcaatttaaaaataaaaaatggcaaATTAAATAAGATTTTGTTAACCAAGTGCCACATAATGCATAAATCAAGGCTATTTGCATACGAGTGACTACCACTTCTAGGATTGAGCAAATATCGAATGAAGGATTGTAGAATTCTAAAATTTTGAGGCAATAAACTGATAttggtcatttcattttcaggTGTACCCTCCGGAAAAATTGATAATTGAAATGCCTTCTCATCATATCCTTCAAGCTTCCTAGAATCTTTGAAGGTTCCAATCCTATTTCCATCATTTGGTAGGTTTAAAACAGAGGCTAAGAAATCGACATTAAAAATCTGACTTTTCTTCTTAACTCTCACACTAAAACTTTCtcctttaacaacttctttcatacttCCATAAAATTCTTGAATCAAATAAGGATAATAATATTCATTCAACTCAAAAAATTCCATCCAACCTTGAAAAGTAAATAAATCTTCAAATTCATAAGGCAAGTCAGAAAATGAATCCCATTTAATGTACCTTGGCTCGAAAATATTTTGTTGCACAAAAGGTTTCGAAGAAGGGGCCttctccattttcttctttttctcagAAGGCTCTGACCCAGCAATACcctttccctttctttttcttaCTCGTTCTGCCACTATCTCTATTTCTTCATTACTATTCTCAACTTCAGTTCCTTCTTCTCTTTCCTTTTTGGAACTGCCAGTAGCTTTCATAGCATCACCCATGAATTTTCGAGGTTTGGCAGCTAATTGTTTTACCCTTGCCATCGATTCTTGAAAAATTTCAGTGAGAAGTAACGGCTTGAGGAAGAATGGGCTTTGACCGTTTAGGGATTTTGAGAAGGAAATTTGGGGATTTCTAGTTTTGAGAGAAATTTGGGGTTTCTAAGGGAGTGGAGAATCAACTTGCAGCAGAGAAATGAGGGAGTTTTAGATTGATTGAAGTGATATGTAGcagttataaaaaaaatttcaaattttgaaattgtaTACAGTTTTTTCATGGAGAATCGGGAATCCCTTTTTGCCAAAACCCAATTTTACCCTTTAAAGACATAAAAAGAGCATAACTGTGCTTAGGGGTATATTTGTCAAAATAGATTACAAAGAGAGCGAAAATACCCGTTAGAAAGAAAGTAATTTTAAATCAAGCGTGTTTTGACAAATGTACACAGACGCAAAATTATTTAACTAATTTTGAAACCCAGTTGGCTAAATATTATACAAGTATAAAACTAGACAACTGCAGTGAGAAAATAGTTAACTAAAAACATATGTACACAAAATATAGTACTAACAACATATTTAACCAATTTGTGCACCAAATTCATATCAAATGCAATAAATATCATTCAATAGCTTCACTCATGCCAAGTTCTCTTCTAATCCTACAAAAGTTTTCCTCATTtagtggttttgtaaaaatatctgcAAGTTGTTGTTCTGTAGGAACAAACTCTAACTTAATGTCActgttttgaacatgatctctaataaagtgATGTCTAATTTCTATGTGCTTTGATCTAGagtgttggactggatttttagTTAGGTTGATGGCACTAGTATTATCACACCTTATAGGAACATGATCAACCTTTATACCAAAATCTTCTAATTGTTGCTTCATCCAtagaatttgagcaacacaacttccTGCAGCAATGTATTCTGCTTCAGCAGTAGAAAGAGCTacagaagtttgtttcttactatgCCAAGACACTAAGGCATGACCTAGGAATTGGCAAGTAGCCGAAGCACTCTTTCTATGCAATCTACTTCCAGCAAAGTCAGAATCACTATATCCAACTAGATCAAATGTGTCACATttaggataccataaaccaattgagtgtgtgccaatgaggtatttgaaAATCCTTTTAACAGCAATTAGATGAGATTCCTTAGGACATGATTGAAACCGAGCACACAAATACACACTAAAATGAATGTCAGGTCTAGATGCAGTTAAATATAAAAAGTGAGCCAATCATGCCTCTAAATAGCTTTTGATCAacatctttacctttttcatccttTTCTAACTTGATGGTGGAGCTCATAGGAGTTCCAATACTCTTTAAATCATCCATCTTGAATTTTTTTAGCATATCTTTGATGTACTAGGATTGATTAATGAAGATACCACTATTGAGTTGCTTAATTTGTAGTCCAAGGAAAAaaggtaagttcacccatcaggCTTATCTCAAATTCATTTTGCATCATCTTAGAGAAGCTTTTGCATAGAGAAGCATTAGTATCACAAAAAATAATGTCATTAACATAAATTTGAACAATAAGCATATCATGTTTATGTGTTTTTGTGAAGAGTGTGTTGTCTACTTTTCCTCTTTGAAAACCATTATCTAAAAGAAACTTACTAAGCCTCTCATACCAAGCTCTAGGGGCTTACTTCAGTCCATATAAGGCCTTAGTGAAACAT comes from Hevea brasiliensis isolate MT/VB/25A 57/8 unplaced genomic scaffold, ASM3005281v1 Scaf26, whole genome shotgun sequence and encodes:
- the LOC131176849 gene encoding uncharacterized protein LOC131176849 encodes the protein MARVKQLAAKPRKFMGDAMKATGSSKKEREEGTEVENSNEEIEIVAERVRKRKGKGIAGSEPSEKKKKMEKAPSSKPFVQQNIFEPRYIKWDSFSDLPYEFEDLFTFQGWMEFFELNEYYYPYLIQEFYGSMKEVVKGESFSVRVKKKSQIFNVDFLASVLNLPNDGNRIGTFKDSRKLEGYDEKAFQLSIFPEGTPENEMTNISLLPQNFRILQSFIRYLLNPRSGSHSYANSLDLCIMWHLVNKILFNLPFFIFKLIAKSSKHRRLPYAMPLTLIFQAMGVDLSKEKKFSNPIPIKEIFKADDGRKRSKKEEKKQEEETDIEIESKSESNSETESNIPISKLKEKSSKIDEGESSKKKEKMKLKMLDFMKISKANLDMMKEIKEMSGLTLSILEKSHELQKGIMAEQNAKMDMLINRLDRQEWFMKNMAQMLFGESFGKFGDFRSYPQGTVGPSNAKAAGPSEVKISKVEEEKEEHVEAAEKEESAKEASEVEQEPDKEKSTESSTHTKSNNSSENGKSEGRNSSRQEEEKEDADKKKEEQSQDPSSDQPNPVPTTSQLVPESTISFTHAIWP